One genomic window of Cydia splendana chromosome 16, ilCydSple1.2, whole genome shotgun sequence includes the following:
- the LOC134797864 gene encoding bis(5'-nucleosyl)-tetraphosphatase [asymmetrical]: MSPTRAAGLVIFRNINQAVQFLLLQTSYGQHHWTPPKGHVDPGESDWITALRETKEEAGLSENELLVYKDISKTLNYQVKGKPKVVVYWLAKLKNPEQQVTLSDEHQQLKWLPLEQAQEISGFEDMKQLLAEFNEHAKKLL; encoded by the exons ATGTCACCGACTCGTGCGGCCGGTTTAGTTATCTTCAGAAATATAAATCAAGCGGTACAGTTCCTTTTATTACAAACATCTTATGGACAACACCACTGGACTCCTCCAAAAG GTCATGTTGATCCAGGTGAATCTGATTGGATTACTGCGTTAAGGGAGACAAAAGAAGAAGCAGGTTTATCAGAAAACGAACTATTA GTGTATAAGGATATTTCAAAGACGCTTAACTACCAAGTAAAGGGAAAACCTAAAGTAGTTGTGTATTGGTTGGCCAAGTTAAAAAATCCAGAACAACAGGTGACTCTCTCAGATGAACACCAGCAACTGAAGTGGCTACCGCTGGAACAAGCCCAAGAGATATCCGGATTTGAAGACATGAAACAACTTCTTGCAGAATTCAATGAACATGCTAAGAAATTACTGTAA